TTCTCCAATTTTACGCCATCGTGTCTGGATATTTATCAGCCAGTCACTAAAACAGCAGAGGGTGTTGAGCGCGAGTAGAACCGTTGTCATCCCAAAAGCATAGAGCCACCAGCTAAGGGAAAGCGTATGGGATGCTACAAGGGGCAGCCATTTGCCCAGGGGCATGCTGTCGAGGGAATTGAACACCTCTGGGTGGCCGGGGAAGAGCAGGGACCCGCCCATCAGTAAGAAAGTCGCCAGAGACGCAAGGAAAATCGCCAGCTTAAGCGAACAGCAGAGTTTCCACATCAGTTCTGTTGTCCTGTGTTAGGCAAGGGGATGGTTGCTCTCAAGCAACAGACCGATTCCAAGGTAGGTAAACAGGACAACCCCAAAACCGATGATAGAGAGTAGAGCATAACCGGTACCTTGCCAGCGACGAATAAATTTAGCGTGGCACATGCCGGCGTAAAACAACCAGATTAAAAATGACCATACGCCTTTTATATTCCATGAAAACCAATAACCCCAAGCCTCGTAGGCCCAGATTCCGCCGATGAGCATACAGAGGGTAAAGAGAATGAAGCCGAGGAAGATTGATTCTTCATTCAGCTTTCGTAGAAGATGGCAACTCGGCAGGATTTTCGAATTAAAGCGATTTTGATAGAGATAGAGGACTCCGAGAGAGAAAGCCATCGCGAAAAAAGCATAACCGAGAAAAGACAGAATAATATGAGAACTGAAATAGATGGTATCGAGACTCGGAATCAATTGAGGCAATGAGCCATCACGTGTGACAGCAAAACCTACCAGTATGAGATTCAGCAGCATAACGAACAGGCCCGCCGCGCCTATACGATATTTCAGGTCAAAGTAGAGGTAACAGCAGGCCAGCGCCCAACTGAAAAAAAACAGAGTCGAAAAGAGGTTGGTAACCGGCAGAAACCCCGCTAATTTCCAGCGCCATATGAGGCAAGCCGTTTGCAACGTGAATCCGCTAAGGACCAGGGTTAAAGCGCCTTTGCGTAAAATGCCAGAGGGTTTAAAAATGTGTAGCAAATAACAGCCGACAGCGCATAGGTAGGAAATCCCTGCCAGGTAAAAAAGGTACAGATTAGTCATGTTGTTCAACCCATCGCCAGAGAA
Above is a genomic segment from Geopsychrobacter electrodiphilus DSM 16401 containing:
- the ccsA gene encoding cytochrome c biogenesis protein CcsA, which translates into the protein MTNLYLFYLAGISYLCAVGCYLLHIFKPSGILRKGALTLVLSGFTLQTACLIWRWKLAGFLPVTNLFSTLFFFSWALACCYLYFDLKYRIGAAGLFVMLLNLILVGFAVTRDGSLPQLIPSLDTIYFSSHIILSFLGYAFFAMAFSLGVLYLYQNRFNSKILPSCHLLRKLNEESIFLGFILFTLCMLIGGIWAYEAWGYWFSWNIKGVWSFLIWLFYAGMCHAKFIRRWQGTGYALLSIIGFGVVLFTYLGIGLLLESNHPLA